GCGGGCCCGGGTTGGCCGAGGAGGAGATCCATCAACTTTTCACCCCCTTCTTCACCACCAAGCCAGACGGAACCGGACTCGGGCTCGTGTTAAGCCAGCGTATCGTCGCACTTCACGGCGGCAGGTTATGGGCTTCGGCAGGCGGGGTCGGCCAGCGCTCCGGTCGTACTGAGCAGAGAGCGGGCATGACGTTCAAAATCACGCTCCCGGCGGGCGATCGATGATTGTGAAGCGATGACTCGCTGCTGGGTGACTATTATTGTTACGATGAATCGACACCGGATCTAGCAATGCCATCCGCAGAGCCCAATCTTCCTGACAACCCCGGAATCGAGACCCCTCCCCGGGCGCGAGTCCTCATTGCTGACGATGACCCGGCGATCCGGCTCGTCCTGCGGCATCGGCTGGAAGCCGAACAATATGCGGTCGAGGAGGCCTCGGACAGTGCCAACGCGCTTGAGCTGCTGCGCTCCGGACGTTTCGATGTCGCGCTGGTGGACATCATCATGCCCGGCCCTGGCGGACTGGAAGTTCTGACCGCCGCACGGGGCGAAAATATCCGCACCCTCATTTTCATAATCACCGCCGCGAGCACGATGAACAACGCGGTGGAGGCGATGAAGCGCGGCGCCCATGACTATCTGACCAAACCTTTTGTCAATCTCGACTTGGTGGCCGCCACGGTGGGACGAGCGGTGGAAGTCGCGGAGCAGGCGGCCGACCTCGATCGGCTCAAGAACGAGGTCAATCGCCAGCTGGTGGGCGGCGAAATAATCGGGCGCAGCCCGGCAATGCAGGAAGTGTACAAGCTGATAGGGCGCGTCGTCACGAACGATGCGACTGTGCTGCTGCTCGGCGAGAGCGGCACCGGCAAGGATCTCGTCGCCCGCGCGATTCACTTCAAATCGGGGCGCTGGCGGGCCCCGTTCGTGGCGGTGAACTGCTCGGCGATTCCGCAGGGCCTGTTGGAAAGCGAGTTGTTCGGCCATGAGCGTGGCTCGTTCACAGGCGCAAACGAGCGAAGAGCTGGCAAGTTCGAAATGGCCGACGCGGGGACCATCTTCCTCGACGAAATCGGCGACCTTCCGCTCGAGCTTCAACCCAAACTTCTGCGCGTGCTTCAGGAGCGCGAGTTCTCCCGGGTCGGCAGCGTCGAATCGCTACGGGTCAAGGCGCGAATGATTGCGGCCACCAACCAGGATTTGCAGAAACTGGTCGCCGCGCGACGCTTTCGCGAGGACCTCTACTTTCGCCTCCATGTCATCCCGATTCATCTTCCGCCGCTGCGCGACCGCCGCGAGGACATCTCCGAACTGACCGACTATTTCGTCGGCAAAGCGGTGCGCGAGATGGGTGCGCGGGTCACCGCGATTGGCGTTGAGGCGCGCGCCAAGCTCGCGATGCACGATTGGCCCGGCAACGTCCGCGAACTGGAAAATGCGGTCTTGCGCGCCGCCCTGCTCGCCCCCGGAAATACCATTCGCGCGGAGGATATGGAGCTGTCGTCCAGTGGTCCCCCGCCGCAGCCGAGCGCCGAATCGCTCGCCACCAGCGGCGATAGTGCCGCGCTCGCTGAATTGATCGCCGGCCGAATCGGACAATGGCTCGACGCGCCGGATGGCGAAGAGCCGCGGGATCTATACGAAAAGTTAGTGGCCGAAATCGAGAAACCGCTCATCGAGCTGGCACTCAAACGCACCGGCGGCAACCAGGTTAAAGCTGCCCGTATGCTCGGACTGAATCGCAACACACTGCGCAAGAAGATTACCGATCACAAGATCGTTCTCACCAAGTATCCCGGCTAGCGCGGGTTGCCATGAAACTGCCCTCCCGCTTCTACGCAATCGTCGATCCAGGGGCGGGACATGAGCCCGTCGAACTAGCAAACCTTCTCCTCCAGGCGGGCGCGCGGATCCTGCAACTGCGCCTCAAAGAGACCTCGGGCCACGATTTCCTGGACGCCGCCAACCGCATCGGGCGCCTGTGCCGCGAGCGCGGCACTATTTTTATCGTCAATGACCGCGCTGACATTGCGATGTTGGCTGATGCTGATGGTGTGCACCTCGGGCAGCGGGACATCCCATTAGATGCCGGCCGACGCGTGGTGGGCCCCGACAAGGTCATCGGAATCTCCACCGCCAGCGTCGAGATGGCGCGTGCCGCCGAAGCCGGCGGCGCTGACTACATCGGCTTCGGCCCGATGTATCAGGGCGGATTGAAGAACATCAAGGTGGCTCAGGGACTCGAGAAACTGCGTGCGGTGCGTGCCGCGGTAAACATCCCGATTGTCGCCATCGGCGGAATCACCGAAGCAACCATGCCGGCAGTACTTGCCGCGGGCGCAGACGCGGCCGCAATAATCACCGACGTGATCAAGGCGCCCGATATCGCAGCGAAAGTCCGGACCCTGCTGGCGATAAAATAATCGCGTCGTTTCGACCCCGTGCCGCGCTCGCTCCGGGAGTGTCTTTTCTTCCGACGCTGCCGAGAATGATAGGAGCCGGGAACCTCAGATCGGAATCGCAATGCCCACCCCGCCCAGGATGAATAGCGCCCCGACCACGATGCTGTAGGTGCCGGTCAAAATCATCACCGTGCGGTAAATCGGCTCACGGAAGTTCGAGAGGTGGAACATGCCCGCCGACGCCACCGCCATCAGGGTGTTCATAGCAAGCAACCCCCCGGCGAAAGTCAGCACGCACAGCAACCCGCTCGACCAGCCTCCAACGCCGGCGGACAAGACGAACAAGCCGAGCTGGGTCGGGGTCTCCGCGCCGATGCCGTGGATGATGCCCACGCTGTACGCAGTTCGCGGACCCGGTGGTTGATTCATCGGCGCCGGCTGGGAGGACGGCGTGGTCGCGATCAACGACTTGGTCCACCTTCCTGCACTTCGGATCAATTCAAAGCGCGTCGCTGGACGAGCGTCCGGAGCGCCGCGGAACATCGCGCTCAGGACATAGGCACCGAGCACGATCAGCGTGCATCCCACCGCGCCCATGAGAATTTGGTCCGAGCCCTTGGGCAGCACCCTTCCAAACCAAACCGAAATGGCGCCCAGCACGGTGACGATGGTCGAGTGTCCCAATCCATAGAGCACCGCGAGCCCGACTGCCTGGGCAGGACGCTTGGCCGCGCCCGCCAGATCAGCGATCGCCGCAACGTGATCGTAATCTACGCCGTGCCGAAACCCGAGCAGCGCGGCAGCCGCCAACGCGGGTGCTACTCCATGATGAATCATGCGACCGTCTACGATGCTTGAGAACCCGCCAGAACTTCCTGCGCGGTGCGGATCCGACGAGCCAGTCGCGCCTCTTCGCTGGCCAGGTTCAGACAGGCCAGAGTCGCGATCGCGCCGAGAATATTCATCACGACGAACGTGTCGAAGGCGGCGTAGTACCCGCCGGACAGATCGAAGACTAGCCCGGCCCCGAATGGGCCCACCGCCGCGCCTAGCGTATTGAAGATGCCGGCTATTCCGCCTATCGATCCAAAACGTTTCAGACCCATCGATTCGGCTTGCAAAAGCGGAATCAGCACCAGCGGTGCACCAAGGGTGAGTCCGAAGACCAGGACGAACAGAGCCAGCATGACCCGATTGGCGGCGCCAAAGACCAGGGCGATTCCGAACGCGGCGCCGATAAAATTGACGGTCAATGCGATGCGCGCGCTTACCCGGTCCGAAAACAACCCCATCCCAAGTTTACCGATCGAAGCACAGACGAAGACTAGGCCCATCGCTCTGGCCGCCGCGGTCTGCGAGTAACCAAGGTTAATCAGGTGGTGAATCAGATGTAGCCCAGCACCGGCCGCTGAACAGGCAAACAAAAACTGCGCGGCAGAAACCATCCAGAATGACCGCGTACGAAACGCCTGGCCCAGTTCCAGCCCGGGCAGCGCATCGCTAGACGCCTGGAAGTTTTCTTTGGTTGCCTCGGGTGGACGACTGCGCACTTGTAAGACGACCAGCGGAAGAGCGATCAGCAGCATCGGCGCCGCCAGGGTTAGGTACGCCGCGCGCCATCCGCCCAAATCGAGGATCGCGAAATTACCCACCTGCGTCATGACCGCGCCACCCAGCGACGTTCCGGCAAAGGTGAGACCCATGGCAATGCCGCGGCGCGCGCCAAACCAGTTGGCGACGATGAGTGCTGCGGGCAGGAGTGTTGCCGCGGCAATTCCGATTCCGAGGAGGAGATAGGCGGCCATCATCATCGGGAACGAGTCGGCGCGGCTGGCGATCACAAAGGCGGCGGCAGTCATTACGATGCCGACTATCATCACGATGCGTGCTTCCAGCCGGTCCAGAAGAATGCCGATCAGCGGCCCGCTAAGTCCTGCCGACAGCGCCAGCGCGCTGGTCAGCGAGGCAGTGCGTGTATGACTCCATCCGAAGTGTTTCAGCAGCTGAGGAAAAAACAGGCTCGTGGTGTTGTAGCCGGAGCCAAATATCAGGAACAACGTGACGAACAGACTCGCCACGAGGATCCATCCCTGCCGTTCGCGAGCCGTCATCGCTAGATTCCCCCGGCAACGCCCGATTCAGTCCCGGTGGCGCGCTAGTGTCTTATAGCCGTGAGTCTCGGAGGCGTCGAGCGCGTCCTTTAAGGGTAGGTCAGGCCCAGGGTGGACCGGACCCTGGCGGGATAGAATTTGCCACCTTGAACCGGAAGATCTGCCGACTTGGGGCTTAAAGCTACTCCAGCGCGCTCATCGGTACGTAGCCCTCGAGCCCGCTCTTCATTCTGATCTTCGTATAGTCGAGCGCCACGCCGATCACGTGAACGTTGTGTCCCTTGTGGACCTCGGACACCTTCTTCGACCACTTGTTCGGCTTTTCCAGCACCGCAGAATCGGAGGTCAGCGTAAAAATCTTGTCGGTCGGTTTCACCAACTCGGCCGCCGCCGCGTCGATATAACCGGTCTCCCCCGATTTGAGTTTCACTTGCAGAAAATAGTGCGTCGCACCGGTAACGTCGATGAACTTTCCGCTTTGCGCCTGCTCGATTTGCTTGCTCGCCTTGTCGGGCTTGGCGAGGACGGCGGTGTCGTTGTTCAATTTGACGACCGCATGCGCCGGCTCGACTTCGAACTTGGTCGGCGCTCCCGCCTGGTGGCCCGTTGGAGCCGATGCCTGCTTGGGCGCTGGTTGTGGCGGCGGACTCTCGTCGGTGGGCACCACCGTGGTCTCGGGCACGTCGGATTCGTTTACCTGGGCCCGAACCGTCCAGCAGTTCGCGTGTAACAGCGTCGCCGTCAGTATCGCGGTCGCTAGCGTTCGGATCGTTCCACCCCTGGCTTCCATCGCCTCTCCCCTCCACCGCCACCGTCGTTCAACATGCGCCACACACCGTACATCGGTGCACGTCGCAAGGTTTGGTCTGGTGCTCATAGTGAGCCTTGCGGCGTTCCGACAGTAGAAACCATTTGTGAATGTGATGATCGATGAAGTCCCAGGGTAGGACCTCGTCATACGCGTAGCGGCGCGTCACGTAGAAATCGGGATTCGGCACTGAACCACGACCAGTCTCGGCCTCGCGGCGAATCTGCTTGAGTTCGCTCCAGATCTCGCCCGGCGATTGGCAATTCCTCTCGGTAAGGCGCTGGAGAATCGCGCCCACGCGACGGTCGCCCCGCGAAACCAGGGTCTGAAAGTATGCCTCGCGCGGAGATTCCGCATCTAGGTCGGCGCCGAGGCGCCCCAGCTCCGCCCGCAGCAAGGCGATCTTCCGGCGGGTGCTGCGCGGATCATCCATCGGATCCCACTGGAACGGGGTCCAAGGTTTGGGCACGAAAGGATTCAAAGACACGGTCACATGCCCGACGCGCTGGCGCGCCGCGCGCGCCCGTTCGAGAATCTTCGCAGTGAGCAGCGCTATCGCACGCACGTCGTCGTCACTTTCCTCCGGAAGCCCTACCATGAAATAAAGCTTCAGGTTTTCCACCCCCTCACCCACCATCATCGACGCGGCGCGTAAAATTTCCTCCTCGCTCAGGTTCTTGTTGATAATCCTGCGCATCCGCTCGCTGCCGGCTTCGGGTGCCACCGTCACGCTTCGCGCGCCGTTGCGTCCGAGCGCAGCCGCAAGTTGCGGCGAAATGCAATCCGCTTTCAGGGAAGAAGGCGACAGTCGGCCACCCGCATCGGCGACCCGCTCTGCGATCTCCGCAACTCCGGGCACGCTGGCCATTTCCGCGCCGACCAGCCCGATAACCTTTCGCTCTCCAAGTCCGCGCCGCACCTCGGCTACAAGCTTGTCTGGCGACCGATAACGGATCGGACGATACATGAACCCGGCCGCACAAAATCGGCAACCCCACTGGCATCCGCGGCTGGCTTCGACCAGGAACATATCACCGAAGACCGATTCCTCGGTGAGAATCAGCGAAGAGGTGTTGAAGCGATCGAGGTCGTGGATCAGACGCCTGCTGACGGTCGGTTTGGCCGGGCCTGAATAACCAACTCCCGCAAGCCGCCCCTCGTCGGCATACTCAGGATGGAAGTAATCCGGCAAGTAGGCGCCGGGGACCTCGGCCAGCGCCGCCAGCCGCGCCGGCTCGCGGCCTGTCGCAAGAAACCGCGCCAGAAACTCGGGCACCATCTCCTCGCCTTCACCAATCAAAAACAGATCGACGAACTCGGCGACCGGCTCGGGGTTCAGAAAAATCGCGGAGCCGCCCGCGATAATTAGCGGAAAGTTCCTGCCCGCGCGCTCGGCTCGTGTGAGCGGAACCCCCGCCATCCGCAGCACCCTGAGAACATTGAGATAGTCGGTCTCAAAGGCCACCGAGAAGGCGAGAATGTCAAAATCCGATAGCGCGCGTCCGCGCTCAAAGGACAACAAGCGCCCGTTCCCCGCCTGCAGTGCAGCGCGCTCGTCGGGGTCCGGCAAGAACGCGCGCTCTGCATCGACGGACGGATGTGAATCGAAGATCTGGAAGATGGCCTGGTAGCCCAGGTTGGCCATCCCAAGGCGATAGAGGTTCGGGTAGATTACGCATACCGAGACCTCGCCCCCCGAACGCCGCTCGTAGAGCAGTTTTTCCTGGGCGATCCTATCTAACGCGCGTTTGCGCGACAGATACTGGGTCTCTGGCATTGACTCCTAGATTATCGCCCCGGTTCAGGGCCGCTCAAGTGGGCGCAAATCGTTCTACACTTGGTGCAACGTAAAGGTTTTGCCCTCGCGAGCTAAGCTCCACCGCACGTGGGTCCAATCACGCGCTCAGGATGCGTGTACACGTTGAACGCGCCATCGCGCAGAAATCCCAGCAGAGTGACTCCGACTTGGTCCGCCAATTCCACCGCCAGCGACGAGGGCGCCGACACCGCCGCCAGCAGCGGCGCCCCAGCGGCCGCCACCTTCTGGACTATTTCGAAGCTCAATCTTCCACTCACCATCACCAGCGAATCGTCGAGCGGTAGCGCGTTCCGACCCATCGCCCACCCGATAAGCTTGTCGACCGCATTGTGGCGGCCAATGTCTTCGCGCAGCGCGCGCAGAGCTCCGGACCGATCGAACAGGGCCGCGGCGTGGACTCCCCCGGTCTCGGCAAAAATTGTCTGCTCGCCACGCATCTTGGCGCTTAGGCTCAGCAGTACCGCTGCCTCCAGCGCAAAGTTGCCGGGGGAAAGCGGAGCGATTCTCCTTTCAATGGCCTCGATGGAGGTCTTGCCGCAGAGTCCGCAACTCGCGGTCATCGCGAAGTTGCGTTGCAGCCGTTCGCGCAAGTCTTCGACCGGCACGTGCAGAATGACGTCGATGACGTTGGGCTCGGGCTTTCCGGCCCTTCCGCGCACCCGCCGAATCTCGCCAATCTCATTCGCAGCACTGACAAATCCTTCGGCGAAAAGAAATCCCGTGACCAGCTCCTCGTCATCGCCCGGGGTCCTCATCGTGACTGTGAAGCGGCGCCCGGCCAGACGAATCTCCAGCGGTTCCTCGACTGCCAGCAGATCCCGCCCACTCCTGAAGCTCGACGCGCGCCATCGCCGCGTCGCGCGCTCCAGGGTTTTCTTGCCGCCGAAATCCGCCACTATGGTAGATTATCATTGCCCTCGAGAAGCGTGAACCTCCGGGAGGAAGTGTCGATGAATCGCCAGCCGGTCAGTCCCGATACCACTCACAGGGTCGCGCGGAGTCTCCTGAGGAAGCGGGAGGTGGTCGCCGCGCCGCGTCCGAAGTCACCGACGTTGCGATTGGTGACAGCGAGCGTTGGATGAATCGACAGTGTGCGGAGGACTGATTCTCGCGAGCGGTATCGTCGACCCTGCGCCATCCCCGATGCGTCTTTCAGGTTCTGCGACTCCTGGTTTTCAGCGCTTCGGCGGTCAGTTCCAGGCGCACGTCAGCGTTGCGGATGCCATCGACCGGCGTTTTGAAGCGCTCGTCGCTCAGCCATTCGAGCCGTTAGAGCGCGCGGCACATCCCCTGCCATTCGGAATCGGTGTTGGCGGCGGCGGTGATATAGCCGTCGGTGGTCTCGAAGATCAGCTCGCGCGCGCGAGCCACGCGGATACTGCTGCGGTTGTTGCCGACGAACGTGTAAGCGGCCATCCCCTCGGGCCACAGGGGGGCGATTACCGCATCCAGCATCGCCAGCCGCACGTGCTGTCCCTCGCCGGTGCGTTGGCGCGCGAGCAGCGCCACGGTCATCGCCTGCACGGCGGTGAGCGCGGTGACCTTGTCCGGGATGATCAGGCGAATCATGTGCGGCCGCCCGGTTTCGACGTCGGCCTGGATCGCGGCGAGTCCCGAGAGCGCCTGGATTACAGGATCATAAACCCACTGGTCTGCGTAAGGCCCGCTCTCGCCGCTTATCGAGACGTAAACCAAATCGGGTTTGACCCCGCGCAGCGCCGCCTCGCCGATGCCGAGCCGCTCGGCGACGCCAGGCCGATGGTTTTGCACGAAGAGATCGGCGCGCGCGACCATCCGCTTGAGCAGCTCGAGCTCGCGCGGATCGCGCAGGTTAATCGCGGCCGAACGCTTGTTGCGATTGATCACGGCGAACGCGGGAGCGACGCCGCGCCGCGTGCCGCCCATCGCGCGCGTGAAATCGCCGATTCCCGGCGGCTCGACCTTTTGACTATGTCGGCGCCCTGATCGCCAGGATCATCGTCGCCATCGGGCCGGAGAGGTTCTGCGTGACGTCAATGACGCGGATGCCGCTCAACGGACCGGTGGGCGATGCTGCCATGATCGCGTTCCTCTTTTGATAGCCGCCGAGGGCGCGCCTGCGGGCGTGCAGCGATTAACGAAACGCGGGGAGGACCTCTTTGGCGATTGTTTCCATGTTGTGTTCGATATCCTCGTGGCGGCAGGCCCAGCTGAACATCACGCTGCGCGCGCCGGCGTCCACGTATTCGCGCAGGCGCTTGCGGCAATCTTCGGGACTGCCGTAGAGCACGTAGCGGCCGGCGATCTTCGAGAAATCCTGGGCATAGTTTTTGCCCAGCGAGCGCGCGGCCACTTCTGCGGCTTCTTTGCGATCCGGATAGACCGAAGTGAAGATGAAGAGCCCCGGGCGAAACGCGCTCATGTCGCGTCCCTCTTCGCGGCCGAATGCTTCGATCTTGGAGATGCTCTCGCGCAGCATCTCCGGCGTGTACATGTAGGGCAGCCATCCGTTGGCGTACTTTGCCGCGCGGCGCATCGCCGGCTCCTTGCGTCCGGCAACCCAGATCGGCGGATGAGGCTCTTGTGTCGGCGCGGGATCGAGCGTGACGCCGGAGAAGCGCGAGTAGCGGCCATTGAAGGTGACGTCTCGTTCGGTCCACAGGCGGCGAATCACTTCGAGGGCTTCGTTCGAGCGCGACGCGCGCTGTTTGACCGGCACGCCGATCGCCTCGAATTCTTTGGGAAATTCGCCGCCGATGCCGATGCCTAGGTGGTAACGGCCGCCGGAGGCGACGTCGAGCACCGCAGCCTGCTTCGCCAGCATCACGGGGTTGTACAGCGGCAGCAGCACGATCGAGCTCATCAGCCTGATCTTCTCGGTGGCGCCCGCGGCCATCGCGAGCGCGATGAGCGAATTTGAAACCGGCCCGTGGAACATCACGTGTTCGCCGCAGGTCAGGTAGTCGTAGCCGAGGCGCTCGGCAGACTGTGCGAACTCGACCACACCTTTAACCGAGGTCAGCGCCACGCCAAATTCAATCGATGATGCCACCGTGTTCCTCCGGTTCGGTCCAAGCGGGTGCGCGAATGGCGACCGCGCTCCGTTTCACGCCGCGGACTTGATGCCGCACACCCGATGCTGCAAAAAGCTACTGCGCCCGCTCAGCGCTGCGCGAACTCCGCCAGAGCCGCCGCCAAGTTATGACTGTGCCTGGCGCCGCCCCCGAGGTTGATCAGCGCGTAGCGCTCGTCTGCATCCAGGCGCTCCCACGCCGCCTGGTCCAGGCGCGCCCTCGGCGCGCGCTGCGCCGCGACCTCCGCCGGCAACGTGTGCGGCGGTTCTGCGATCGCGCGCTCGCTTTCGGCCAGCGTCTTGGGCTGCTCGCCGCAAGCGCGCTCGACCGCCTCGGCGATGAACAGGTTGAGGGTTTCGCGTTGGTTTTCATGGTCGATCGGGAGATGACAGATGGCCAGGCGCTCACCGCGGCCGAGCGCTTGCCACTGCTTGAGCCCGATTTTGACGCCGACGCGGTCCAGCTTTTGCCGCACTGCCATCGGAACGCCGGCGAGCGACTGGTGCATCTCCTCCTCGAACATGAATTCGCGCATCATGAGTGACTCTCCGTCAGGCGATCCTAACAATTGTCGGGGCGCGCTCCCAAATACGAAAAACACAGACCGGCCGCGACAGCAATCGCGCGCCGCCGACGCTCTTGACGGGGGCGCTCCCGCTGGCGGAACCTTGAGCGGGGAAGGACTCGATATCCCGATGAACTCTGCGCGAAACGGCTTCGACCCGCAGGCGGTGGAAGCGATCGCGACGCGTCTTCGAGCGCAGCCGGGCGCGCTGATGCTTATTCTGCGCGAAGTTCAGGATCGCCTGGGCTGGGTGCCGGCGGCGAGCGTGCCGGTGATAGCGCAGGTGCTGAATCTATCCCGCGCCGAGGTCCATGGCGTGGTCACCTTCTATCATGATTTTCGCCATGAGCCGCCGGGACACAACGTGCTCAGACTTTGCCACGCCGAGTCGTGCCAGGCCATGGGCGCGGTCGCGCTCGCCGAGCATGCCTGTCGCCGCCTCGGTATCGGCTTCGGCGAGACCACACCCGATCGCGAGTTCACGCTGGAAGCCGTCTATTGCCTTGGGAATTGCGGATGCTCGCCGGCGATGCTGCTCAACGGGGAACCGTACGGGCGGCTGACGCCCGAGCGCCTCGATGACCTGCTGGCCGAATGCCGGGAGAATCGCCGATGAGCGCGACGGTGTTCGTCCCGCGCGATTCGGCGGCGCTATCGCTCGGCGCGGAAGGGGTCGCCCGCCTGATCGCATCCGAGGGCGCGCGCCGCAAAGTCGAGCTCAATGTGGTGCGCAACGGTTCACGCGGGATGTTCTGGCTGGAGCCGCTGGTCGAGGTCGCAACCGCGCGCGGCCGTTTTGCGTACGGGCCGGTGTCGCCATCGGACGTCCCGTCGCTTTTCGATTGCGGTTTCCTGTCCGGCGGTGCGCATCGGCTGAGCCTCGGGCCAATCGAGGAGATCGGCTACCTCAAGCGCCAGGAGCGGCTCACCTTCGCCCGCGTCGGCATCGTCGATCCGGGGTCGCTCGACGACTACCTGGCACACGGCGGTTATCGCGGACTTGCGCGCGCGCTCGATTTGCCGGCGGAAAAGATCGTCGATGAAGTAATGACATCCGGCTTGCGCGGCCGCGGCGGCGCGGGATTTCCAGCGGGAATCAAGTGGCGCACCACGCAGCAAGCCTCCGCGCCCCGAAAATACGTGGTCTGCAACGCCGACGAGGGCGATTCGGGCACATTCTCTGACCGCATGATCATGGAGGGCGATCCCTTCGTGCTGATCGAGGGGATGACGATCGCCGCGGTGTGCGCGGGCGCCCAGCAGGGCTACATCTATTTGCGATCGGAGTACCCGCACGCGGCGATGGCGCTCAACGAAGCGATCGGCGCGGCCTACCAGCGCGGCTATCTCGGTCAGAAAATCGCCGACAGCGCGCATGCCTTCGATCTCGAGGTGCGGATGGGCGCCGGAGCTTACGTCTGCGGCGAGGAGACTGCAATGCTCGAAAGTCTCGAGGGCAAGCGCGGGATGGTGCGCTTCAAGCCGCCCGTGCCCGCGGTGGCCGGGCTCTTCGGCCAACCGACGATAGTTAACAACGTGGTCTCGCTTTCGACCGTGCCGATAATCCTCGAACGTGGCGGGGAGTTCTACAAGGAGTACGGGATGGGCCGGTCGCGGGGCACGATGCCTATCCAGCTCGCCGGCAACGTAAAATATCCCGGGCTGGTCGAGAAGGGGTTCGGCGTCACCCTGCGCGAGTTGATCTATGATTACGGCGGCGGGACGTTCAGCGGGCGGCCGTTGCGCGCGGTGCAAGTTGGCGGTCCGCTCGGCGCATACTTTCCCCCCGGCATGCTCGACGTGCCGATGGACTACGAAGCGATGGCGGCGAAGAAGGGGATTGTCGGCCACGGCGGTATCGTCGTTTTCGACGACACGGTCAACCTGGCGCGGCAGGCGCGCTGGGCGTTCGAGTTCTGCGCGATCGAATCCTGCGGCAAGTGCACGCCCTGCCGTATCGGCTCGACCCGCGGCGCAGAGGTGCTCGATCGTATCGCCAATCGTAAGGACCGCGCCGAGGCGCTCGGTCTGCTGCGCGACCTTTGCGACACGATGACCTACGGATCGCTCTGCGCGCTGGGCGGTCTGACGCCACTGCCGGTGTTGAGCGCGCTGCGCTATTTCCCT
This region of Candidatus Binataceae bacterium genomic DNA includes:
- a CDS encoding NADH-ubiquinone oxidoreductase-F iron-sulfur binding region domain-containing protein is translated as MSATVFVPRDSAALSLGAEGVARLIASEGARRKVELNVVRNGSRGMFWLEPLVEVATARGRFAYGPVSPSDVPSLFDCGFLSGGAHRLSLGPIEEIGYLKRQERLTFARVGIVDPGSLDDYLAHGGYRGLARALDLPAEKIVDEVMTSGLRGRGGAGFPAGIKWRTTQQASAPRKYVVCNADEGDSGTFSDRMIMEGDPFVLIEGMTIAAVCAGAQQGYIYLRSEYPHAAMALNEAIGAAYQRGYLGQKIADSAHAFDLEVRMGAGAYVCGEETAMLESLEGKRGMVRFKPPVPAVAGLFGQPTIVNNVVSLSTVPIILERGGEFYKEYGMGRSRGTMPIQLAGNVKYPGLVEKGFGVTLRELIYDYGGGTFSGRPLRAVQVGGPLGAYFPPGMLDVPMDYEAMAAKKGIVGHGGIVVFDDTVNLARQARWAFEFCAIESCGKCTPCRIGSTRGAEVLDRIANRKDRAEALGLLRDLCDTMTYGSLCALGGLTPLPVLSALRYFPEDFGLTATDVAWTG